In Salvelinus fontinalis isolate EN_2023a chromosome 25, ASM2944872v1, whole genome shotgun sequence, one genomic interval encodes:
- the LOC129823371 gene encoding amiloride-sensitive amine oxidase [copper-containing]-like, protein MAMRCFCLLVLLLALEVCEADRGREWAHHGASMFADLTPNEMRHVRDYLQGKPELGLTAARGKSLKKNSILLMELHLPRKHKALRALNRGQAKPTRQARVVVQFGNQSQPNITEIIVSPLPFPTSYREKTFKGDKPIRFESRPITVAEYSHIIDILQKITAKVHKVLFETTGGFSFHNCTDHCLTFSDIAPRGLESGERRTWIMLQKFVEGYFIHPVGFEVLVNHKDLNPERWTVEKVWYNGQYFDKVEELAEQYEKGTLDKVKLPDHDDEDLYSTYIPRGHSNTRTDIHGPKLVEPQGPRYHVDGNFVEYAGWSFAFRVRSSAGLQIFDLRFNGERIAYEVSLQEAIAFYSGATPAAMQTKYIDAGWVMGTHDYELAPGIDCPEIATFLDLHHYYDTDKPVHYKNALCVFEMTTGMPLRRHFNNNFEGGYNFFGGLENHVLVLRTTSTVYNYDYIWDFLFYQNGVMESRVSATGYIHATFFTPNGLHYGSKVYNYVLGNLHTHLIHYKVDLDIAGRENSFESMNLKYVNFTNPWSHKHSVVQSKLVKTQHQTERGAAFRFGKKFPRYVHFYNPNKKNKWGHQKGYRIQYNSHANSVLPRGWREENGISWSRYPLAVTRHKDSEPTSSSIYTQNDPWEPVVSFEDYICNNENITNQDLVAWVTVGFLHVPHSEDIPNTATPGNAVGFFLRPFNFFDADPSLASRCTVIVRQDKEGKPKVQRWTPEVVGHCVTDRPFFYNGTYAGV, encoded by the exons ATGGCCATGAGGTGCTTCTGTCTGCTGGTGCTGCTGCTCGCTCTGGAAGTGTGTGAAGCTGACCGTGGTCGGGAGTGGGCTCACCACGGGGCATCAATGTTCGCCGACCTGACCCCCAATGAGATGCGCCATGTCCGGGACTACCTGCAAGGAAAGCCAGAGCTGGGTCTGACAGCGGCCCGGGGCAAGTCCCTGAAGAAGAATAGCATTCTGCTGATGGAGCTCCACCTGCCCCGCAAGCACAAGGCACTGAGGGCCCTGAACCGGGGCCAGGCCAAGCCCACGCGCCAGGCCAGGGTGGTGGTGCAGTTCGGGAACCAGTCCCAGCCCAACATCACCGAGATCATCGTAAGTCCACTTCCCTTTCCTACTTCGTACAGGGAGAAGACCTTCAAGGGAGACAAGCCCATTCGGTTTGAGTCACGGCCCATTACAGTGGCTGAGTACTCGCACATCATCGACATCTTACAGAAGATCACCGCCAAGGTCCACAAGGTGCTGTTTGAGACCACGGGGGGATTTTCCTTCCACAACTGTACCGACCACTGCCTGACGTTCTCTGACATTGCACCCCGTGGTTTGGAGTCGGGTGAGAGGAGGACCTGGATCATGCTGCAGAAGTTTGTGGAGGGCTACTTCATCCATCCTGTGGGCTTTGAGGTCCTTGTGAATCATAAAGACCTGAACCCTGAACGCTGGACGGTGGAGAAAGTGTGGTACAATGGCCAGTACTTTGACAAGGTGGAGGAACTGGCGGAACAATACGAGAAAGGAACGCTGGATAAAGTCAAACTTCCTGACCATGACGACGAGGACTTGTACTCCACTTACATTCCCCGTGGGCACAGCAACACCCGCACCGACATCCACGGGCCCAAGCTGGTGGAGCCCCAAGGCCCTCGCTACCATGTGGATGGGAACTTTGTGGAATATGCCGGCTGGTCCTTCGCCTTCCGTGTCCGCTCCTCCGCCGGCCTCCAGATCTTCGACCTGCGCTTCAACGGAGAGCGTATCGCCTACGAGGTCAGTCTCCAGGAGGCCATTGCCTTCTATTCAGGCGCCACCCCCGCCGCCATGCAGACCAAATACATTGACGCCGGCTGGGTCATGGGCACCCATGACTACGAGCTGGCGCCTGGCATCGACTGCCCTGAAATCGCCACCTTTCTAGACCTGCACCATTACTACGATACGGACAAGCCTGTACATTACAAGAACgccctgtgtgtgtttgagatgACCACGGGGATGCCTCTGAGGAGGCACTTCAACAATAACTTCGAAGGGGGCTACAACTTTTTCGGGGGTCTGGAGAATCACGTGCTGGTGCTTAGGACCACCTCCACCGTCTATAACTACGACTACATCTGGGACTTCCTCTTCTATCAGAACggagtgatggagtccagggtcAGTGCCACCGGTTACATCCACGCCACTTTCTTCACGCCTAACGGACTACACTACGGGTCCAAGGTGTATAACTACGTTCTGGGCAACCTGCACACGCATCTCATCCACTACAAGGTTGACCTTGATATTGCTG GTCGGGAGAACAGCTTTGAGTCGATGAACCTCAAGTATGTGAACTTCACCAACCCATGGAGCCATAAACATTCCGTCGTCCAATCCAAGCTCGTCAAGACGCAGCACCAGACGGAACGCGGCGCCGCCTTCCGCTTCGGCAAGAAGTTCCCCCGCTACGTGCACTTCTACAACCCCAACAAGAAGAACAAGTGGGGCCACCAGAAGGGCTACCGCATCCAGTACAACTCCCACGCCAACAGTGTGCTTCCCCGTGGCTGGAGAGAGGAGAACGGCATCAGCTGGTCCAG ATACCCATTGGCTGTGACCAGACACAAGGACAGTGAGCCCACCAGCAGTAGTATCTACACTCAGAACGACCCCTGGGAGCCGGTGGTGTCTTTTGAGGACTACATCTGCAACAATGAAAACATCACTAACCAG GACCTGGTTGCCTGGGTGACGGTGGGCTTCCTGCACGTGCCCCACTCAGAGGACATCCCCAATACGGCGACGCCCGGCAATGCCGTGGGCTTCTTCCTGCGTCCCTTCAACTTTTTCGACGCGGACCCCTCTCTGGCGTCCCGCTGTACCGTCATCGTCCGGCAAGACAAAGAGGGCAAGCCCAAGGTCCAGAGATGGACCCCAGAAGTCGTAGGTCACTGTGTGACTGACAGGCCTTTCTTCTACAACGGCACCTACGCAGGAGTCTGA